In Oleiharenicola lentus, the following are encoded in one genomic region:
- a CDS encoding sialidase family protein, with product MKMLLLLLAAALTASAASHPAVVSAGFINDNPPYPESHASSIVELAPGRLAATWFGGTKERNPDVVIWFARHEGGQWQPAVEVANGVQPALRQAQGSKAEATRQPCWNPVLFAPKGAPLHLFYKVGPNPREWWGEVITSTDGGKTWSKPRRLPDGFLGPIKNKPVVLADGSWLSPSSTEGNKDGWLVHFERSRDQGATWEMIGPVKKGPSLDNIQPSILFHQDGKLQVLTRTKQGVVGQTWSEDGGQTWSPFTATELPNPASGTDAVTLADGRQLIVYNPTGHRPHEAKGNRYPIAVAVSADGLSWNKVVTLDTEPCQSGYSYPAVIQTTDGLVHITYTFNREKIKHVVLDPKKL from the coding sequence ATGAAAATGCTCCTGCTCCTCCTCGCCGCCGCGCTGACCGCTTCGGCCGCCTCGCACCCGGCCGTCGTCAGTGCCGGTTTCATCAACGACAACCCACCTTACCCGGAGTCGCACGCCTCGAGCATCGTGGAGCTGGCGCCCGGCCGGCTCGCGGCCACGTGGTTCGGCGGCACGAAGGAGCGCAATCCCGACGTCGTCATCTGGTTTGCCCGGCACGAGGGCGGCCAGTGGCAGCCCGCCGTCGAGGTGGCCAATGGCGTGCAGCCAGCCCTTCGACAGGCTCAGGGCAGCAAGGCTGAGGCTACGCGTCAGCCTTGCTGGAATCCCGTGCTTTTCGCGCCGAAGGGCGCACCGCTGCATCTCTTCTACAAGGTCGGCCCGAACCCGCGCGAATGGTGGGGCGAGGTCATCACCTCCACCGACGGCGGCAAAACCTGGAGCAAGCCGCGCCGCCTGCCCGACGGCTTTCTCGGCCCGATCAAGAACAAGCCCGTCGTGCTCGCCGACGGCTCGTGGCTCTCGCCCAGCAGCACCGAGGGCAACAAGGACGGCTGGCTCGTCCACTTCGAGCGCTCGCGCGACCAGGGTGCGACCTGGGAAATGATCGGCCCCGTGAAGAAGGGCCCCTCGCTCGACAACATCCAGCCGAGCATCCTGTTTCACCAGGACGGCAAGCTGCAGGTGCTGACGCGCACCAAGCAGGGTGTGGTCGGCCAGACCTGGTCCGAGGACGGCGGGCAGACCTGGAGCCCGTTCACCGCCACCGAGCTGCCGAATCCCGCCTCCGGCACCGATGCCGTCACGCTCGCCGACGGGCGCCAGCTGATCGTCTATAATCCCACCGGCCACCGGCCGCACGAGGCGAAGGGCAACCGTTACCCGATCGCCGTGGCCGTTTCCGCCGACGGCCTGAGCTGGAACAAAGTCGTGACGCTCGACACCGAGCCGTGCCAGAGTGGCTACTCCTATCCCGCCGTGATCCAGACGACCGACGGCCTCGTGCACATCACCTACACCTTCAACCGCGAGAAGATCAAACACGTCGTCCTCGACCCGAAGAAGCTGTGA
- a CDS encoding glycoside hydrolase family 28 protein: protein MKFRLIVLLFALGLLRAFAAPPAVYNAVEHGIVPDGTTKNTAAIAAVIAKIKAAGGGTLYFPPGRYLTGSVHLESNLTLHLEAGATLLYSGDPADSPLVESRWEGTTAWTYGPLIYANRKENITITGRGTIDGQGQHWWWRAADKTPRRDLAEAARPVWVALRDRIQAGDGAKVTREDFVVAANFIRPSLVVPYECKNILIEGVTITNSPMWLLHTIYSENITVRGVSFVSRGPNGDGYDIDSCRNVRISDCFFDTGDDCIVIKSGRDADGRRVGRPTELVTITNCVMYRGHGAVVIGSEMSGGIRDITASNIVTRGTDRGIRLKTQRGRGAVVENLRFDNWVIIDAPKEAIHITSNYSKMAEEPKSERTPTFRNISISNVTVVNAATVVGIAGLSEQAVEQVRISDLKGTGKAGFVADAADDLELHDIRIDAQAGSPFVFTNSRRLHFDNLATTTPPVGGAPVVSLVDTADVVLTGGRLPAGGKVYLRVDGAKTGAVSASVTGGHPADGTTGVAVGKEVPFGVVQQP, encoded by the coding sequence ATGAAATTCCGCCTGATTGTTCTCCTCTTCGCCCTCGGTCTCCTCCGCGCCTTCGCCGCGCCCCCGGCGGTCTATAACGCGGTCGAGCACGGCATCGTGCCCGACGGCACGACCAAGAACACTGCGGCCATCGCGGCTGTGATCGCGAAGATCAAGGCGGCCGGCGGCGGCACGCTGTATTTTCCGCCCGGGCGATACCTCACCGGTTCCGTCCACCTCGAGAGCAACCTCACGCTGCACCTCGAGGCCGGCGCCACGCTGCTCTACAGCGGCGACCCCGCCGATTCCCCGCTCGTGGAGTCGCGCTGGGAGGGCACGACGGCCTGGACCTACGGCCCGCTGATCTACGCCAACCGCAAGGAGAACATCACCATCACCGGCCGCGGCACCATCGACGGCCAGGGCCAGCACTGGTGGTGGCGCGCGGCCGACAAGACCCCGCGCCGCGACCTCGCCGAGGCGGCGCGCCCCGTCTGGGTCGCATTGCGCGACCGCATCCAGGCCGGCGACGGCGCCAAGGTCACGCGCGAGGACTTCGTCGTGGCGGCCAACTTCATCCGCCCCTCGCTGGTCGTGCCCTACGAGTGCAAAAACATCCTCATCGAGGGCGTCACGATCACCAACTCCCCGATGTGGCTCCTGCACACGATCTACTCGGAGAACATCACCGTGCGCGGCGTTTCGTTCGTCTCGCGCGGGCCGAATGGCGACGGCTACGACATCGACTCCTGCCGCAACGTCCGCATCTCCGACTGCTTCTTCGACACGGGCGACGACTGCATCGTGATCAAGTCCGGCCGCGACGCCGACGGCCGGCGCGTCGGCCGACCGACCGAGCTGGTGACCATCACCAACTGCGTGATGTATCGCGGCCATGGCGCCGTGGTGATCGGCAGCGAGATGTCCGGCGGCATCCGCGACATCACCGCCAGCAACATCGTCACCCGCGGCACCGACCGCGGCATCCGGCTCAAGACCCAGCGCGGCCGCGGCGCGGTCGTGGAGAACCTCCGCTTCGACAACTGGGTGATCATCGACGCGCCCAAGGAGGCCATCCACATCACGAGCAACTACTCCAAGATGGCCGAGGAGCCGAAGTCCGAGCGCACGCCGACCTTCCGCAACATCTCCATCAGCAACGTGACCGTGGTGAACGCCGCCACCGTCGTCGGCATCGCCGGCCTGTCCGAGCAGGCGGTCGAACAAGTCCGCATCTCCGACCTCAAGGGCACGGGCAAGGCCGGTTTCGTGGCCGATGCCGCCGACGACCTCGAACTGCACGACATCCGCATCGATGCGCAGGCGGGATCGCCCTTCGTGTTCACCAACTCCCGCCGCCTTCACTTCGACAACCTCGCCACCACCACGCCGCCGGTCGGTGGCGCACCGGTGGTCAGTCTCGTGGACACCGCCGACGTCGTGCTGACCGGCGGACGGCTGCCCGCGGGCGGCAAGGTCTATCTCCGGGTGGACGGCGCCAAGACCGGCGCCGTTTCCGCCAGCGTGACCGGCGGGCATCCCGCGGACGGCACGACGGGCGTGGCGGTCGGGAAGGAAGTCCCGTTCGGCGTGGTGCAGCAGCCCTGA
- a CDS encoding family 78 glycoside hydrolase catalytic domain produces MWAVCAALLLTAPLSAAYEVAALKCELAVNPLGVDAAQPRLSWQIASDENGQRQRAWQVLVASSAEALASDQGDLWDSGKVEGDRTTFVSYAGKALVSSQQVHWKVRSWDRADQPSAWSAPAMWTMGLVGAMPRTTDDGPQTTDQVATVWGAKWITAAGEARLENTLLRREFVVKPGLRRALAHVTGLGHYELFLNGAKAGRDVLSPGWTDYRDTILYDTKDVTEFLYEGPNAVGLALGNGMLHVVRPEGRFAKFVGSMGPQRAILHLRLEYADGTVETLVTDEGWKTHAGPITFSSIFGGEDFDARLVPPGWKRSGFDDSAWPAAVEFTGEQGVLRGLSFAAEPVAPIETRVVKASRRPAPGVVLYDFGQNASFMPRLRVSGPAGSVVKLTAGEVVNADGTINRGTMGGAHRGSAWWQYTKSTDLDEIWFPQFYYLGSRYLYTELIPAVAGGELPTVDSVEMVIVHSTAAPAGQFATSDPLLNRIRDLVRWAQRSNMVSILTDCPHREKLGWLEQNHLCGPALRYEWDVTRLFAKNVRDMAEAQEPDGLLPNIAPEYVTFKNTFRTAAEWGASFIQVPWQQYLFTGDDSLLREHYEAMKRYFAHLESRAAGGLLQDGLGDWYDVILEKTGRPNLTPPAVTATAFLYENARTLAKIATALGLADEAADFTGKAAEIRDVFNRELFKPGTPELYGSGSQTAQLLPLAFGLAEPADRAALLAAVFKDMDARGHATTGAVGTRYLFRVLTDEGHMDRLFRLITNPDMPGYALQVKQGLTSLAESWPAYLGASHNHFFLGQVTEWFYHDLAGIQPDEKAPGFKHVIIRPQPAGDLSWVEATHQSVHGPIKVRWDRADGKFKLKVTIPANTTATVYLPVKEGSPVGQPVESGTHEFETAW; encoded by the coding sequence GTGTGGGCGGTTTGCGCGGCGCTCCTGCTCACCGCGCCGCTCAGCGCCGCCTACGAGGTGGCTGCGCTCAAATGCGAGCTCGCCGTCAACCCGCTCGGTGTGGATGCCGCGCAGCCGCGGTTGTCATGGCAGATTGCGTCGGACGAGAACGGCCAGCGGCAGAGGGCGTGGCAGGTGCTCGTGGCAAGCTCGGCCGAAGCGCTCGCGTCCGACCAGGGCGATCTCTGGGACAGCGGCAAGGTCGAGGGCGACCGCACAACCTTTGTGAGCTACGCAGGCAAGGCGCTCGTTTCCTCGCAGCAGGTGCATTGGAAGGTCCGCAGCTGGGATCGCGCCGACCAACCCTCCGCCTGGAGCGCCCCGGCGATGTGGACGATGGGGCTGGTCGGGGCCATGCCCCGGACCACAGACGACGGACCACAGACGACGGACCAAGTCGCGACGGTCTGGGGGGCGAAGTGGATCACGGCGGCGGGCGAGGCCCGCTTGGAAAACACGCTGCTGCGTCGTGAGTTCGTGGTGAAGCCCGGTCTGCGCCGTGCGCTGGCGCACGTGACGGGACTCGGCCACTACGAGCTGTTCCTCAATGGCGCCAAGGCCGGCCGCGACGTGCTTTCGCCCGGCTGGACGGATTATCGGGACACGATCCTCTACGACACGAAGGACGTGACCGAATTCCTTTACGAGGGCCCAAACGCCGTCGGGCTCGCGCTGGGCAACGGCATGCTGCACGTCGTGCGGCCGGAGGGGCGCTTCGCCAAATTCGTCGGTTCGATGGGCCCGCAGCGCGCCATCCTGCACCTGCGGCTCGAGTATGCCGACGGCACCGTCGAGACGCTCGTGACCGACGAGGGCTGGAAGACGCACGCCGGCCCGATCACTTTCTCCAGTATCTTCGGCGGCGAGGATTTCGACGCGCGCCTTGTGCCGCCCGGATGGAAGCGCTCCGGCTTCGACGACAGCGCCTGGCCGGCGGCGGTGGAGTTCACCGGGGAGCAGGGTGTGCTGCGCGGACTGAGCTTCGCGGCCGAACCGGTGGCGCCGATCGAGACGCGGGTCGTCAAGGCCTCGCGTCGCCCGGCGCCCGGAGTCGTGCTCTATGATTTCGGCCAGAACGCCTCCTTCATGCCACGCCTGCGGGTCAGCGGTCCGGCCGGCTCCGTCGTGAAGCTGACCGCCGGCGAGGTTGTCAACGCCGACGGCACGATCAACCGTGGCACGATGGGCGGCGCGCACCGCGGCAGCGCCTGGTGGCAATACACCAAGTCCACGGACCTGGACGAGATCTGGTTCCCGCAGTTCTACTACCTCGGCTCGCGTTACCTCTACACGGAATTGATCCCGGCGGTGGCCGGCGGCGAGCTGCCCACGGTGGATTCCGTCGAGATGGTCATTGTCCATTCGACCGCCGCGCCGGCCGGCCAGTTCGCCACGTCGGACCCGCTGCTCAACCGCATCCGTGACCTCGTGCGCTGGGCGCAGCGGTCGAACATGGTCTCCATCCTCACCGACTGCCCGCACCGCGAGAAGCTCGGCTGGCTGGAGCAGAACCACCTTTGCGGACCCGCGCTGCGCTACGAGTGGGACGTCACCCGGCTATTCGCCAAGAATGTTCGCGACATGGCCGAGGCGCAGGAGCCCGACGGCCTGCTGCCGAACATCGCGCCCGAATACGTGACCTTCAAGAACACCTTCCGCACGGCGGCGGAGTGGGGCGCCTCGTTCATCCAGGTGCCGTGGCAGCAGTATCTCTTCACCGGCGACGACTCGCTGCTGCGCGAGCATTACGAGGCGATGAAGCGCTACTTCGCCCATCTCGAGAGCCGCGCCGCCGGCGGCCTGCTTCAGGACGGCCTCGGCGACTGGTATGACGTGATCCTCGAAAAGACCGGCCGGCCCAACCTCACGCCGCCCGCGGTCACGGCGACGGCCTTCCTCTACGAAAACGCGCGCACCCTGGCGAAAATCGCCACCGCGCTCGGGCTCGCCGACGAAGCGGCGGATTTCACCGGCAAGGCGGCGGAAATCCGTGACGTCTTCAACCGCGAGCTCTTCAAGCCCGGCACGCCCGAGCTCTACGGCAGCGGCTCGCAGACCGCGCAGCTGCTCCCGCTGGCCTTCGGGCTCGCCGAGCCGGCGGACCGGGCCGCGTTGCTCGCCGCGGTGTTCAAGGACATGGATGCGCGCGGCCACGCCACGACCGGTGCGGTCGGCACGCGCTATCTGTTCCGTGTGCTCACCGACGAGGGGCACATGGACCGGCTCTTCCGCCTGATCACCAATCCCGACATGCCGGGCTATGCGCTGCAGGTGAAGCAGGGCCTGACGAGCCTCGCCGAATCCTGGCCCGCCTACCTCGGCGCCTCGCACAACCATTTCTTCCTCGGGCAGGTGACCGAGTGGTTCTACCACGACCTCGCCGGCATCCAGCCCGACGAAAAGGCGCCCGGCTTCAAGCACGTCATCATCAGGCCGCAGCCCGCCGGTGACCTAAGCTGGGTCGAGGCCACGCACCAGTCCGTGCACGGACCGATCAAGGTCCGCTGGGACCGCGCCGACGGGAAGTTCAAGCTGAAGGTCACGATCCCCGCGAACACGACCGCGACGGTTTACCTGCCGGTGAAGGAAGGCTCCCCGGTCGGCCAGCCGGTGGAATCGGGCACGCACGAGTTTGAGACGGCGTGGTGA
- a CDS encoding sodium:solute symporter encodes MSIPDLAVLLAYLVGVTGFGCWFYRRNRESERFMSAGRSLPGWAVGLSIFGSYVSSISFLANPGKSYADNWNAFVFALTLPVAAFIAVKWFVPFYRRSGDLSAYHHLEKRFGSWACTYAVLCYILTQVARLGTILYLLALALVPLTGWDIRLIILVAGGVVIIYPLVGGTEAVVWTGVVQAVVLVGGALAAVAVILFQMPGGAAEVFAVAAAQDKFSLGSLDGSLARSTFWVVLIYGLVINLQNFGIDQSYVQRYVTAKSDQAAARSVWLGALLYLPVGAAFFFIGTGLFAFYSVQPELLPAGLKPDAVFPHFISTQLPAGLAGLVIAGLCAAAMDSNLNCMSTLFLNDLYRRYLRPQAGEKEAMRVLYASTLGFGVICVGAALAMISIKSALDVWWELAGIFGGGMLGLFLLGRFLPRADGRAGLAGVAAGIVVILWLTLSPKLAWWPEALRSPFHGLLVIVFGTLTILATGGLAALLAPARPPSSEPRPVSAL; translated from the coding sequence CTGTCCATCCCTGATCTCGCCGTCCTGCTGGCCTACCTGGTCGGCGTGACCGGCTTCGGCTGCTGGTTCTACCGCCGGAACCGCGAGAGCGAGCGCTTCATGTCGGCGGGCCGGTCGCTACCCGGGTGGGCGGTGGGTCTGTCCATCTTCGGCTCCTACGTGAGCAGCATCAGCTTCCTCGCGAACCCCGGGAAATCCTACGCCGACAACTGGAACGCCTTCGTCTTTGCCCTGACGCTGCCCGTGGCCGCGTTCATCGCGGTGAAGTGGTTCGTGCCCTTCTACCGCCGTTCGGGCGACCTGTCGGCCTACCATCATCTGGAAAAACGCTTCGGTTCCTGGGCCTGCACCTATGCGGTGCTCTGCTACATTCTCACGCAGGTCGCGCGACTCGGCACGATCCTTTACCTGCTCGCGCTGGCGCTGGTGCCGCTGACGGGCTGGGACATCCGGCTGATAATCCTCGTGGCCGGTGGCGTCGTCATCATCTACCCGCTGGTCGGTGGCACCGAGGCGGTGGTGTGGACGGGCGTGGTGCAGGCCGTCGTGCTGGTGGGCGGGGCGCTGGCGGCCGTGGCGGTCATTCTGTTCCAGATGCCCGGGGGCGCGGCGGAGGTGTTCGCGGTCGCAGCGGCGCAGGACAAGTTCAGCCTCGGCAGCCTCGACGGCAGCCTGGCGCGCTCCACGTTCTGGGTCGTGCTGATCTACGGGTTGGTCATCAACCTGCAGAACTTCGGCATCGATCAGAGCTACGTGCAGCGCTACGTGACGGCGAAGTCCGACCAGGCCGCCGCGCGCAGCGTGTGGCTCGGCGCGCTGCTTTACCTGCCGGTGGGCGCAGCCTTCTTCTTCATCGGCACGGGGCTGTTCGCTTTTTACTCCGTGCAGCCGGAGCTGTTGCCCGCCGGCCTGAAGCCCGACGCCGTGTTCCCCCACTTCATCAGCACGCAGCTGCCAGCCGGGCTCGCCGGGTTGGTGATCGCCGGCCTGTGTGCCGCGGCGATGGACTCGAACCTCAACTGCATGTCCACGCTCTTCCTCAACGACCTTTACCGGCGCTACCTGCGCCCGCAGGCCGGGGAGAAGGAGGCCATGCGCGTGCTCTACGCCTCGACCCTCGGCTTCGGTGTGATCTGCGTGGGCGCCGCGCTCGCCATGATCTCGATCAAGAGCGCGCTCGACGTCTGGTGGGAGCTCGCCGGCATCTTTGGCGGCGGCATGCTCGGGCTGTTCCTCCTCGGGCGCTTTCTGCCGCGGGCCGACGGCCGGGCCGGGCTCGCAGGCGTGGCGGCGGGTATCGTCGTGATTTTGTGGCTCACGCTGTCGCCCAAGCTCGCCTGGTGGCCCGAGGCGCTGCGCAGTCCCTTTCACGGATTGCTCGTCATTGTGTTCGGCACGCTTACCATCCTCGCGACCGGTGGTCTCGCCGCGCTGCTGGCACCGGCGCGTCCGCCGTCGTCCGAGCCCCGCCCTGTTTCCGCCTTATGA
- a CDS encoding glycosyl hydrolase, which translates to MTHPCHSERSEESSRIRVTGKGDGHFSGSFARLRMTLLGALSILLPELLWAVESDPLAAGFDAPPKTARPQTFWHWMNGNVTREGITLDLEAMAKVGVAGVMIFDGSDYLPAGPANYLDPHWRELMTHAIKEGERLGLEVGMHNGPGWSSSGGPWVTPEMSMQKLVWTETNVTGGGRVVLDLARPPATLDFYRDAYVIAVPALAPDASRVADWQTKANHRYRVTGQLALPAEVPAAAAVAPAHVIDLTSRLQSDRLEWDAPAGEWTVLRIGHTTTGKTNVAASAAGRGLEVDKFNPAAAEFHFRHVIDRVQADARAAGTKGLGFLTIDSYEAGLQNWTTNFPAEFRRRAGYDLTGYLPALFGRVVGSAGITERFLFDFRRVQADLVAENYYGRMHALARDRGLPFYVEGYGSGNFDELKVAGSPDVPVTEFWTRTPWTPNRVVKMVTSAAHVYGKPVVGAEAFTGEFRTSRWLEYPYSLKILGDDMSAAGVNRFVFHSYVHQPHPSAAPAVTLGPYGFAFARTNTWFASAKPWLDTLARTHFLLQQGTYVADVLYFTGERSPEPSSFAMPVLPEGYTYDLVNTDVLLNRLSVRDGDYVLPEGGRYRLLVLPPNLKAMRPALMRKLHEFVAAGGAILGPKPVFSPTLEGYPESETEMLRLADEVWAPDRKGPGRVFATGTIGDALARLQVMPDVEYSGRERGAALSWQHRRLPDGDLYFLGNRQRRVEEVAVSFRGMGGRQPEIWRPETGERSDAALFGTSFGRVELPLRLEPGESVFVLFRRPADPAFGSLVRDGQPIATPAPTLGGMREPAMSFTMSIWVKPDTDLRVMPKESTTGRIDETGKFYAIPAAPGERGSDFARAGLAVGRNGIFVVERSFDSCPAVLVAPMKVSGWTHVAVVYRDGRPSLFVNGEKIKEGLVSGKTVLSGTNSHRPPVDYVLHFPAIESLTRATGEPPPPSRGQVYFFEGNLVRPQQLKDMAADEIKALFAAGLPAPEIPTVTGLSQEEGGARALVWQSGAYALDVAKPVSIAVPEPVAVEGPWRVTFQSGRGAPEGITLPALRSLHLHAEPGVKHFAGTASYTRQLDVPAVWLAADRRVVLDLGRVEVLAEVWLNGKRVGDVWKEPYRLDVTDFLRAGANDLEVRVTTLWPNRLIGDEQLPPENDYGLRDEHGNDPHGITVLPDWYRSGKPKPAGGRVGFTTWNFYDKDEPLLASGLLGPVRLLNPVRVRLKR; encoded by the coding sequence ATGACCCATCCCTGTCATTCTGAGCGCAGCGAAGAATCCAGTCGGATACGCGTAACGGGAAAGGGTGACGGACATTTCTCTGGATCCTTCGCGCGGCTCAGGATGACGCTGCTAGGAGCGCTGAGTATACTTTTGCCAGAATTGCTATGGGCTGTGGAAAGTGATCCGTTGGCCGCCGGTTTCGATGCTCCGCCTAAGACGGCCCGCCCACAGACGTTCTGGCACTGGATGAACGGGAACGTCACGCGCGAGGGCATCACGCTCGATCTCGAGGCGATGGCCAAGGTCGGCGTCGCGGGCGTGATGATCTTCGACGGCAGCGACTACCTGCCGGCCGGTCCGGCCAACTACCTGGATCCGCACTGGCGCGAGCTGATGACCCACGCGATCAAGGAGGGCGAACGGCTCGGCCTCGAGGTGGGCATGCACAACGGCCCCGGCTGGTCCAGCAGCGGCGGCCCGTGGGTCACCCCGGAAATGTCGATGCAGAAGCTTGTCTGGACGGAGACCAACGTCACTGGCGGCGGACGGGTGGTCCTCGATCTGGCCCGGCCCCCGGCCACGCTCGATTTCTACCGCGACGCCTACGTCATCGCCGTCCCCGCGCTCGCGCCGGACGCCTCGCGCGTGGCGGACTGGCAGACGAAGGCCAATCACCGCTACCGGGTCACCGGCCAGCTCGCGCTGCCGGCGGAGGTCCCCGCCGCGGCGGCCGTCGCTCCCGCCCACGTTATCGACCTCACGTCCCGGCTGCAGAGTGACCGGCTGGAATGGGACGCGCCCGCGGGCGAGTGGACCGTTCTGCGCATCGGTCACACGACCACGGGCAAGACCAATGTCGCGGCCTCCGCCGCCGGCCGCGGCCTCGAGGTGGACAAGTTCAATCCCGCCGCGGCGGAGTTCCACTTTCGCCACGTGATCGACCGCGTGCAGGCGGATGCGCGCGCGGCGGGCACGAAGGGCCTCGGGTTCCTGACGATCGACAGTTACGAGGCCGGCCTGCAGAACTGGACGACGAACTTCCCCGCGGAGTTCCGCCGGCGCGCGGGTTACGATCTCACGGGCTACCTGCCGGCGCTGTTTGGCCGCGTGGTGGGGAGTGCGGGCATCACGGAGCGCTTCCTGTTCGATTTTCGCCGCGTGCAGGCGGACCTGGTGGCGGAGAATTACTACGGGCGCATGCACGCGCTCGCGAGGGACCGCGGGCTGCCGTTCTACGTCGAGGGCTACGGCTCGGGCAACTTCGACGAACTCAAGGTGGCCGGCTCGCCCGACGTGCCGGTGACCGAGTTTTGGACGCGCACGCCTTGGACGCCGAACCGCGTGGTCAAAATGGTCACCTCGGCCGCGCACGTCTATGGCAAGCCCGTGGTCGGGGCCGAGGCGTTTACCGGCGAGTTCCGCACCTCGCGGTGGCTGGAGTATCCGTATTCGCTGAAGATCCTCGGCGACGACATGTCGGCGGCGGGGGTGAACCGGTTTGTCTTTCACAGTTACGTCCACCAGCCGCATCCCAGCGCTGCGCCCGCCGTGACGCTCGGGCCCTACGGTTTCGCCTTCGCGCGCACCAACACCTGGTTTGCCTCGGCGAAGCCCTGGCTCGACACGCTCGCGCGCACGCACTTCCTGCTCCAACAGGGGACGTATGTTGCCGACGTGCTGTATTTCACCGGCGAGCGCTCGCCGGAACCGTCGTCGTTTGCCATGCCGGTGCTGCCGGAGGGTTACACCTACGACCTCGTCAACACCGACGTCCTGCTCAACCGCCTCAGCGTGCGTGACGGCGACTACGTACTGCCCGAGGGCGGACGCTACCGGCTGCTGGTGCTGCCGCCGAACCTGAAGGCCATGCGCCCGGCACTGATGCGCAAACTGCACGAATTCGTCGCGGCCGGCGGAGCGATTCTGGGGCCGAAGCCCGTCTTCTCGCCCACGCTCGAGGGCTACCCGGAGAGCGAAACGGAAATGCTCCGCCTCGCCGACGAGGTCTGGGCACCGGACCGGAAGGGACCGGGCCGCGTGTTTGCCACGGGCACGATCGGCGACGCGCTTGCGCGGCTCCAGGTGATGCCGGATGTCGAGTACAGCGGCCGCGAGCGAGGCGCCGCGCTTTCGTGGCAGCATCGCCGTCTGCCTGACGGGGATCTCTATTTTCTCGGCAACCGCCAGCGACGGGTTGAAGAGGTCGCGGTTTCCTTCCGCGGCATGGGCGGTCGGCAGCCCGAGATCTGGAGGCCGGAGACCGGAGAACGAAGCGACGCGGCCCTGTTCGGAACGTCGTTCGGCCGGGTGGAACTGCCGCTGAGGCTCGAGCCCGGCGAGTCGGTGTTCGTGCTCTTCCGCCGTCCGGCAGATCCGGCCTTCGGCAGCCTGGTGCGGGACGGTCAGCCGATTGCCACCCCGGCGCCGACCTTGGGCGGCATGCGCGAGCCCGCGATGAGCTTCACCATGTCGATCTGGGTCAAGCCGGACACCGATCTCCGCGTGATGCCGAAGGAGTCCACGACGGGCCGCATCGACGAAACGGGCAAATTCTACGCGATCCCCGCTGCGCCCGGGGAGCGCGGGTCGGACTTCGCCCGGGCCGGCCTGGCGGTCGGGCGCAACGGTATCTTTGTGGTTGAGCGGTCCTTTGACAGCTGCCCTGCCGTGCTCGTTGCGCCGATGAAGGTGTCGGGTTGGACGCATGTGGCGGTCGTGTATCGCGACGGCCGGCCGTCGCTCTTTGTAAACGGCGAGAAAATCAAGGAAGGCCTCGTTTCGGGCAAAACGGTGCTCAGTGGCACGAATTCGCACCGGCCGCCCGTGGACTACGTGCTGCACTTCCCGGCGATCGAATCGCTCACGCGCGCGACGGGCGAACCGCCGCCGCCGTCGCGGGGTCAGGTTTATTTCTTCGAGGGCAACTTGGTTCGTCCGCAGCAGCTCAAGGATATGGCGGCCGATGAGATCAAGGCTCTCTTTGCCGCCGGTCTGCCCGCGCCGGAGATCCCCACGGTGACCGGGCTGAGCCAGGAAGAAGGGGGTGCCCGCGCACTGGTGTGGCAGAGCGGCGCTTACGCCCTCGACGTGGCGAAACCCGTCAGCATAGCGGTGCCCGAGCCGGTCGCAGTGGAAGGCCCGTGGCGCGTGACGTTCCAGTCCGGGCGTGGCGCGCCCGAGGGGATCACGCTGCCCGCGCTGCGTTCGCTGCATCTACACGCGGAGCCCGGTGTGAAACATTTCGCCGGCACCGCTTCTTACACCCGCCAGCTCGACGTGCCGGCGGTCTGGCTCGCCGCGGACCGCCGGGTCGTGCTCGATCTCGGCCGCGTCGAGGTGCTCGCCGAGGTGTGGCTGAACGGCAAACGGGTCGGCGACGTGTGGAAGGAGCCCTACCGCCTCGACGTGACGGATTTCTTGCGCGCCGGCGCCAACGACCTTGAGGTGCGCGTGACCACGCTCTGGCCCAACCGCCTGATCGGCGACGAGCAGCTCCCGCCGGAAAACGACTATGGCCTGCGCGACGAGCACGGCAACGACCCGCACGGCATCACGGTGCTGCCCGACTGGTATCGGAGCGGGAAACCGAAGCCCGCCGGCGGCCGCGTGGGTTTCACCACGTGGAATTTCTACGACAAGGACGAACCGCTGCTCGCCTCCGGCTTGCTGGGTCCCGTGCGGTTGCTTAATCCGGTGCGCGTGAGGCTGAAGCGGTGA